A single genomic interval of Dromiciops gliroides isolate mDroGli1 chromosome 1, mDroGli1.pri, whole genome shotgun sequence harbors:
- the LOC122735886 gene encoding gap junction gamma-1 protein-like, whose protein sequence is MSWAFLTKLLEAVTQHSTLVGKLWLSVLVVFRLVLLAVGGEAIYRDELSGFVCNTRQPGCENVCYDAFAPLSHVRFWVFQIILVTAPTVFYLGYAVHHLSRRQTTQKQEEEEEEPMIQEKPQKSPDDGAHDGRGRIRRDGLLGAYVGQLLVRSALEVGFLLGQYLLYGLEVPPFYVCRRSPCPHTVDCFVSRPTEKTIFLLVMYAVSGLCLLLNLIELLHLGLGNLKNGEYSSAPPPHSKGLKLDLEQMHKQLHLVQKQMDMALHLGTPLATAPDCSDQLPTYAISTQQNRHNQAQKEARISKTDL, encoded by the exons ATGAGCTGGGCGTTCCTGACGAAGTTGCTGGAGGCTGTGACCCAGCATTCCACCCTGGTGGGGAAACTCTGGCTGTCCGTGCTGGTTGTGTTCCGCCTGGTGCTGCTGGCCGTGGGCGGGGAGGCCATTTACCGGGACGAACTGAGCGGATTCGTGTGTAACACCCGGCAGCCAGGCTGCGAGAACGTCTGCTACGACGCCTTCGCGCCCCTCTCCCACGTTCGCTTCTGGGTGTTCCAGATCATCCTGGTCACTGCGCCCACTGTGTTCTACCTGGGCTATGCCGTGCACCATCTCTCCCGGCGCCAGACGACCCAGAagcaagaggaggaagaagaggagcccATGATCCAAGAGAAGCCCCAGAAGTCCCCCGATGATGGAGCCCACGATGGTCGCGGGAGGATCCGCAGAGACGGGCTCCTGGGGGCCTATGTGGGGCAGTTGCTGGTGAGGTCTGCCTTAGAGGTGGGCTTCCTACTGGGCCAGTACCTACTCTATGGCCTGGAGGTGCCTCCTTTCTACGTCTGCCGACGCAGCCCTTGCCCCCACACTGTGGACTGCTTTGTATCTCGTCCCACGGAGAAGACCATCTTCCTGCTGGTCATGTATGCAGTCAGTGGCCTCTGCCTCCTGCTCAATCTGATCGAGTTGCTGCATCTGGGCCTGGGAAATTTGAAGAACGGCGAATACAGCTCTGCCCCACCTCCCCATTCCAAGGGTCTCAAACTGGACCTGGAGCAAATGCACAAACAGCTGCATCTGGTCCAGAAGCAAATGGACATGGCGTTGCATCTGGGCACACCTCTGGCTACAGCGCCTGACTGTTCAGATCAGCTTCCAACTTACGCTATCTCCACTCAGCAAAACCGGCACAACCAAGCCCAGAAAGAGGCCCGGATTTCCAAGACAG ATCTATGA
- the LOC122735845 gene encoding gap junction gamma-1 protein-like has product MSWAFLTKLLEAVTQHSTLVGKLWLSVLVVFRLVLLAVGGEAIYRDELSGFSCNTAQPGCENVCYDAFAPLSHVRFWVFQIILVTAPTVFYLGYAVHHLSRRQTTQKQEEEEEEPMIQEKPQKSPDDGAHDGRGRIRRDGLLGAYVGQLLVRSALEVGFLLGQYLLYGLEVPPFYVCRRSPCPHTVDCFVSRPTEKTIFLLVMYAVSGLCLLLNLIELLHLGLGGMKKGKSPPAPPPHSKHLQLEQMQKQLHLVQERLDLALHTSGYRA; this is encoded by the coding sequence ATGAGCTGGGCGTTCCTGACGAAGTTGCTGGAGGCTGTGACCCAGCATTCCACCCTGGTGGGGAAACTCTGGCTGTCCGTGCTGGTTGTGTTCCGCCTGGTGCTGCTGGCCGTGGGCGGGGAGGCCATTTACCGGGATGAGCTAAGTGGTTTCTCCTGCAACACAGCTCAGCCGGGCTGCGAGAACGTCTGCTACGACGCCTTCGCGCCCCTCTCCCACGTTCGCTTCTGGGTGTTCCAGATCATCCTGGTCACTGCGCCCACTGTGTTCTACCTGGGCTATGCCGTGCACCATCTCTCCCGGCGCCAGACGACCCAGAagcaagaggaggaagaggaggagcccATGATCCAAGAGAAGCCCCAGAAGTCCCCCGATGATGGAGCCCACGATGGTCGCGGGAGGATCCGCAGAGACGGGCTCCTGGGGGCCTATGTGGGGCAGTTGCTGGTGAGGTCTGCCTTAGAGGTGGGCTTCCTACTGGGCCAGTACCTGCTCTATGGCCTGGAGGTGCCTCCTTTCTACGTCTGCCGACGCAGCCCTTGCCCCCACACTGTGGACTGCTTTGTATCTCGTCCCACGGAGAAGACCATCTTCCTGTTGGTCATGTATGCAGTCAGTGGCCTCTGCCTCCTGCTCAATCTGATCGAGTTGCTGCATCTGGGCCTGGGTGGCATGAAGAAGGGTAAAAGCCCCCCTGCCCCACCTCCTCATTCTAAGCATCTCCAGCTGGAGCAAATGCAGAAACAGCTGCATCTGGTCCAGGAACGCCTGGACTTGGCTTTGCACACCTCTGGCTACAGGGCCTGA